In Campylobacter vicugnae, a genomic segment contains:
- the ruvC gene encoding crossover junction endodeoxyribonuclease RuvC, with protein MKILGIDPGTRNCGYAIIEKIGNKKTLVEAGLIKIKQDDLQFQITQLCEGLDLIFKAHKIDAVAIEDIFFAHNPKTVLKLAQFRGALSLKILQIHGEFAQYTPLQIKKAVTGKGKAAKEQVAFMVKKMLGITKEIKPLDITDAIAIALTHSFNIKS; from the coding sequence ATCTTAGGAATAGACCCTGGAACTCGCAATTGCGGCTATGCGATAATTGAGAAAATTGGCAATAAAAAAACTTTAGTTGAAGCTGGACTTATCAAAATAAAGCAAGATGATTTACAATTTCAAATAACTCAGCTTTGTGAAGGCCTAGATCTCATATTTAAGGCTCATAAAATTGATGCAGTAGCAATTGAGGATATATTTTTTGCGCATAATCCAAAAACAGTCTTAAAACTAGCTCAATTCCGTGGCGCTCTATCTCTTAAAATTTTGCAAATTCATGGTGAATTTGCTCAATATACTCCACTACAAATTAAAAAGGCTGTTACAGGTAAAGGAAAAGCTGCTAAAGAGCAAGTAGCATTTATGGTAAAAAAGATGTTAGGAATAACTAAAGAGATAAAGCCACTTGATATTACAGATGCAATAGCAATAGCTTTAACTCATAGTTT